The DNA region GAACCTCACGCGGCTGCCCAGCGGCATCCCGGACGGCACCAGGGCCCTGTGGCTGGATGGAAACAACTTCTCCTTCATTCCCGCGGCCACCTTCCGGAACCTCTCCAGCCTGGGCTTCCTCAACCTGCAGGGCAGCGGGCTGGCCAGCCTGGAGCCACAGGCGCTGCTGGGCCTGCAGAACCTGTACTACCTGCACCTGGAGCGGAACCAGCTGCGCAGCCTGGCAGCCCGCACCTTCCTGCACACGCCGGGCCTGGCCTCACTCGGCCTCAACAACAACCTGCTCAGCCGGGTAGACGAGGACCTCTTCAGGGGCCTTGCCCACCTCTGGGACCTCAACCTGGGCTGGAACAGCCTGGCCGTGCTGCCCGACACTGCATTCCAGGACCTGGCCAGCCTACGCGAGCTGGTGCTGGCGGGCAACAAGCTGGCCTACTTGCAGCCCGCGCTCTTCTGCGGCCTCAGTGAGCTCCGCGAGCTGGACCTGAGCAGGAATGCCCTGCGGAGCGTCAAACCCAATGTCTTCGTCAAGTTGCCCAAGCTCCAGAAGCTCTACCTGGACCACAACCTCATCACCGCTGTGGCCCCAGGTGCCTTCCTGGGCATGAAGACGCTGCGCTGGCTGGACCTGTCACACAACCGCGTGGGTGGCCTCCTGGAGGACACCTTCCcggggctgctgggcctgcacgttcTGCGCCTCTCACACAATGCCATCGCCGGCCTACGGCCCCGGACCTTCAAGGACCTTCACTTCCTGGAGGAGCTGCAGCTTGGCTACAACCGTATCCGGCAGCTGCCGGAAGAGGCCTTCGAGGGCCTGGACCAGCTGGAGGTGCTGGCGCTCAACAACAACCAGCTACAGGAGCTCAAGGCAGGCGTCTTCCTGGGCCTCTACAACCTGGCCGTCATGAACCTCTCTGGCAACTGTCTGAGGAACCTTCCAGAGCAGGCGTTCCAGGGCCTGGGCAAGCTGCACAGCCTGCACCTGGAGGGCAGCTGCCTGGGCTGCCTCGGCCCACACACCTTCACCGGCCTCTCGGGGCTGCGCCGGCTCTTCCTCAAGGACAACGGCATTGCGGCCATCGATGAGCAGAGCCTAGGGGGGCTGGCCGAGCTGCTAGAGCTGGACCTCACCTCCAACCAGCTCACGCACCTGCCTGGCCAGCTCTTCCAGGGCCTCAGCCACCTGGAGTACCTCCTCCTGTCCCGCAACCGGCTGTCTGCGCTATCGGTGGATGCCCTGGGGCCCCTGCAGCGCATCTTCTGGCTGGATGTGTCGCACAACCGCCTGGAGGCGCTGCCTGAGACTGTGCTCGCGCCACTGGGGCGGCTGCGCTACCTCAGCCTCCGGAACAACTCGCTGCGGACCTTTGTGCCGCAGCCCCCCGGCCTGGAGCGCCTGTGGCTCGAGGGCAACCCCTGGGACTGCGGCTGCCCCCTCAAGGCCCTGAGGGCCTTCACCCTGCAGCACCCGGGCGTCGTGCCCCGCTTCGTCCAGGCCATGGCAGAGGGAGATGACGGCCACCAGCCGCCCGCATACGCCTACAACAACATCACCTGCGCCAGTCCCCCAAGCATCTCGGGCCTTGACCTGCGCGACATCGGCGAGGCCCACTTTGCCCACTGCTGACCCAAGGCTGCCCTGCGGTCTGGACGGGCCCTTGCCACCCCAGGGGACATGGACCTGGGACCTGTGGGCCCCAGCCTGGTCCCTGAGGGCCTGACCGGGAGGGTCGGGGACACAGCCTCCCCAACTATCAATTAAAAGCAACCCAATAAATGTGGCCACGTATGAGGTTGTGCGGGGAGCTCAGGGAGGGAGGAGTGCTGGCTGGGCCGCAGGCCCCTCTATGCCATGCCTGCCCCACCTCTGGCTGCCTTGGTCCCACATGCCCAACCACAACCCTTCCTGTCCTGTGCCCAGACAATTCTCGTCCACTAGTCCCCAGGCCCCATCCCCACCTGAGGAGCGGGGGGCACTTACTCAGGTCCTCCAGGAACCTCGGCATCTCAGGCCCCTCGCTGGGCAGCGTCCTTGGAGGTGGCCTGGTCCTGGGAAgccggggcccagctgctcctgctGGGGCCAGCCTGGGGCCAGAGGGGGTGCAGACCCTCACTCTCCAGGTCCCTGTGCTCCTGGCCAAACCCCTCAACAGTTCtgcccctgctccccccacccccacaagaAACATCCATCCTTGGTACACTCCTCGCCTCCCCATCTGCCCCCAAGAAGTGATATCTGAGGGCTGcttccccaggccccctgccacCCGTGCCCCAGGGACCGTTCCACATTCTCTACTGAGCACCCCACCTCTCCCATTGGGAAGAACAGCACACCATGCCACCATCCTGCTTTCCAGAACCTCCCCCTCCTGGCCTTCCTTGAAGCCGTGCAGGGAAAACTCCTGGGACTCTGTTTCACACTCACCTTTCTGCTCTTCAGCTCAACCCTTCAGGCCCACagcacggagggcggggcgggcaCTTAGCTCTCACTGGGCCAAGCACGGCCACTCACACATCGCAAGTTACCTGACAAACTCTCCCCAAACGTATCTTCACCAGAGTCTCCAGGAGCCTGTCGATGACAGGGCTGTTGGCCCAGTTCCTGGGACTTAGGGAGTGGACACTGTCTGCCACAGGACGTGGTGACACTAAGCCAGAGAGGCGGGACCAGAGCAGAATGATCTAGAAAGGTCAGACCTGTAACCACGGCGGTGGGACGGGTTTATTTTGGGCTCCTCTGAATTACAAGTTTGACACCTTCCTGGGTGCTGCTGCCTATTTCACCAGGATTATAGGCCCAGCGCGCTCCCAGACACACAAGCTTTGTGAACAACGTGGAGACTTGGCTGTCGGGAGCAGCCCGTCTATCTGGGGCA from Tursiops truncatus isolate mTurTru1 chromosome 15, mTurTru1.mat.Y, whole genome shotgun sequence includes:
- the IGFALS gene encoding insulin-like growth factor-binding protein complex acid labile subunit, producing MALRRGGPALVVLLVSWAVLGSHSLEEVESAAPADPEGPQCPAVCSCGHDDYTDELSVFCSSRNLTRLPSGIPDGTRALWLDGNNFSFIPAATFRNLSSLGFLNLQGSGLASLEPQALLGLQNLYYLHLERNQLRSLAARTFLHTPGLASLGLNNNLLSRVDEDLFRGLAHLWDLNLGWNSLAVLPDTAFQDLASLRELVLAGNKLAYLQPALFCGLSELRELDLSRNALRSVKPNVFVKLPKLQKLYLDHNLITAVAPGAFLGMKTLRWLDLSHNRVGGLLEDTFPGLLGLHVLRLSHNAIAGLRPRTFKDLHFLEELQLGYNRIRQLPEEAFEGLDQLEVLALNNNQLQELKAGVFLGLYNLAVMNLSGNCLRNLPEQAFQGLGKLHSLHLEGSCLGCLGPHTFTGLSGLRRLFLKDNGIAAIDEQSLGGLAELLELDLTSNQLTHLPGQLFQGLSHLEYLLLSRNRLSALSVDALGPLQRIFWLDVSHNRLEALPETVLAPLGRLRYLSLRNNSLRTFVPQPPGLERLWLEGNPWDCGCPLKALRAFTLQHPGVVPRFVQAMAEGDDGHQPPAYAYNNITCASPPSISGLDLRDIGEAHFAHC